A stretch of Solea senegalensis isolate Sse05_10M linkage group LG10, IFAPA_SoseM_1, whole genome shotgun sequence DNA encodes these proteins:
- the tmub1 gene encoding transmembrane and ubiquitin-like domain-containing protein 1, giving the protein MALIEGVGDEVTLLFGALLLLVVLLLAWISTRTSEPPEHLFSAAAATGPSPSQRTGPTHQDTPPTSINTADTSPLPPHGSVAHTHADSASEEKSEDGGGRGDGGEIGEDGVRNRGGAGGGARGGESSSSQRNMVVRLKFLNDTERTAQVQPQDTVGYIKRTYFAGQEQQVRLIYQGQLLQDDAQTLASLNLAHNCVLHCHISQHAGRGGGGAGAGPRPGDQVQVALNVGSLMVPLLVLMLSVLWYCQIQYRQFFTAPATASLVGVTIFISLVAFGVYRR; this is encoded by the exons ATTGAAGGTGTCGGTGACGAGGTGACGCTGCTCTTTGGTGCTCTGCTGCTCCTCGTGGTGTTGCTGCTCGCCTGGATCTCCACGCGCACCTCAGAACCTCCAGAACACctgttctctgctgctgctgctacaggcCCCTCCCCCTCACAGAGGACCGGTCCCACCCACCAGGACACACCCCCTACCTCCATAAACACGGCTGACACTTCTCCTTTGCCACCACACGGTTCTGTGGCCCACACCCACGCTGACTCAGCCTCCGAGGAGAAGTCTgaggatggaggagggaggggggacgGAGGGGAGATAGGAGAGGATGGGGTGAGAAACAGAGGAGGGGCCGGTGGAGGAGCAAGAGGTGGAGAGTCTTCATCTTCTCAGAGGAACATGGTGGTCAGACTGAAGTTTCTCAACGACACTGAAAGAACAGCTCAGGTCCAACCACAGGACACTGTGGGATACATCAAACG GACCTACTTTGCGGGTCAGGAGCAGCAGGTGCGGTTGATCTATCAGGGTCAGCTGCTGCAGGACGACGCTCAGACGCTGGCGTCGTTGAATCTTGCCCACAACTGCGTCCTGCACTGTCACATCTCGCAGCACGCCGGGCGCGGTGGTGGCGGAGCGGGGGCGGGGCCTCGGCCCGGCGACCAGGTGCAGGTTGCTCTGAATGTGGGCAGTCTGATGGTCCCGCTGCTGGTCCTGATGTTGTCGGTGCTGTGGTACTGTCAGATCCAGTACCGACAGTTCTTCACGGCGCCGGCCACCGCCTCTCTGGTGGGCGTCACCATCTTCATCAGCCTGGTGGCGTTTGGAGTGTACCGCCGCTag